ACTGACATAACAGGCGATTCTGAATGCCACCACCGACCATATGCAATCCATTAAAAGACTGTCTGGACAGCTGTTCTGTCCATTCCAGCACCCTCCGATACTTCAGTGCAAGGCTCTCCAGAATGGAACGGGCAATAGCCCCCTGATCTTGCGGCTCAGCCTGCCCTGTATCACGGCAATATTGTTGTATACGAGAGGTCATATCCCCTGCCGGCATAAACCGGTCATCATCGGGATCAAACAGGCTCGCAAATGGAGGAGCAAGTTCCGCCCTGCTCAGTAACTCCGCATAGCTGATTCCCTGTCCCTTCCGTTCCCATTCACGCATGCATTCCTGCAAAATCCACAGGCCCATGATGTTCTTGAGCAAACGGAACATGCCTCCTGCCCCGCCCTCATTCGTAAAGTTAAGCGCCAGACTCTCGGAACTGATGGCGGGGTGATCAATCTCCGTGCCCATGAGTGACCAGGTTCCGCAGCTCAGGTAAGCAAATGAACGCTCTGTTGCCGGAACAGCCACAACCGCCGAACCTGTGTCATGCTCTGCAACCGCAATAACCGGAATGGCAGATAATCCAAGATCACTGCAAATGCTGCTGCGCAGCTGCCCCACTCGAGTACCTGGCATGACTGCTTCTCCGAACAGTGTCTCCGAAATACCGATATGTGCAAGCAGTTCACTGTCCCAATGCCCTGTGGTGGGATTGTATAGCTGTGTTGTGGTGGCGTTGGTAAACTCATTCACCGCTTCACCGGTCAGAAAGTAACGAAGCAGATCGGGGATCATGAGGAAACGCTCCGCTTCGTTAAGCAGTGGGGAGCCTTTCCGCTTAAGCGTTGCCAACTGGTACAGTGTGTTAAAGCCAAGAAACTGGATGCCTGTGCGTTCGAAAATTCGCTGAGAGGTCAATTCCTTGCGCACCTGATCCATCATGCCGTTAAATTGTGCATCACGGTAATGATACGGATTACCCAACAACTCACCATGACTTCCAAGCAGTCCAAAATCAACAGCCCAGGAATCAATCCCCAGACTTTCAGGCTGCTCTCCCTTTTGTTTAACAAGATTTAGCCCTTCCAGCAATTCATGGTGCAGCCTCAATATATCCCAGTGCAGCCGCTCCCCCGCTTTTACCGGCTCATTCTTGAACCGATGGATCTCCATCGTTTCCATTCCCCGATCATTCAGATGACCCAGCAGTGCTCTCCCGCTTCCAGCACCCAAATCATACGCCAGCACACTCACCGCTCTTCACCAGCCTTTCATCCCAACTGTATTTCGT
Above is a window of Paenibacillus sp. E222 DNA encoding:
- a CDS encoding rhamnulokinase family protein; this translates as MSVLAYDLGAGSGRALLGHLNDRGMETMEIHRFKNEPVKAGERLHWDILRLHHELLEGLNLVKQKGEQPESLGIDSWAVDFGLLGSHGELLGNPYHYRDAQFNGMMDQVRKELTSQRIFERTGIQFLGFNTLYQLATLKRKGSPLLNEAERFLMIPDLLRYFLTGEAVNEFTNATTTQLYNPTTGHWDSELLAHIGISETLFGEAVMPGTRVGQLRSSICSDLGLSAIPVIAVAEHDTGSAVVAVPATERSFAYLSCGTWSLMGTEIDHPAISSESLALNFTNEGGAGGMFRLLKNIMGLWILQECMREWERKGQGISYAELLSRAELAPPFASLFDPDDDRFMPAGDMTSRIQQYCRDTGQAEPQDQGAIARSILESLALKYRRVLEWTEQLSRQSFNGLHMVGGGIQNRLLCQWTANSIGKPVWAGPAEGSAIGNMAVQWIASGAFKDIWEARKVIRDSFPVTDYEPKDRPIWEEAYGRFLRLTALPKSQAGSEV